From the Natronococcus sp. AD-5 genome, one window contains:
- a CDS encoding helix-turn-helix transcriptional regulator produces MANPVLDEILEATLESDSNPISAHELGARMDTDELIDIVRHREVLEALVAEPLDRNDLEARLDISRATSHRFTRWLQDRDLAERVDNRFALTGKGQAYADAFAHFERDLRAATVLAPLLESICKAHREFVVAPFAGGTVTTATPEDPYAPLTRFVQLLRESDTVRGFNTTHMFPPALEETSGELFEGLDVELIYLPDVVDRLFETHPDQLRDAIEAGHLTLRTRESLPYGLAIFDDRVGVAGYDEQTGTMRVFVDADSAIARGWAERVFATYREHSEPIRDEP; encoded by the coding sequence ATGGCAAACCCAGTGCTCGACGAAATCCTAGAGGCAACGCTCGAGTCGGATTCGAACCCGATTTCGGCACACGAACTCGGAGCGCGGATGGACACCGACGAACTCATAGACATCGTCCGCCATCGCGAGGTCCTCGAGGCGCTGGTAGCCGAGCCGCTCGATCGAAACGACCTCGAGGCTCGACTCGACATCTCCCGCGCGACGAGTCACCGATTCACGCGGTGGCTGCAGGATCGCGACCTCGCGGAGCGCGTCGACAACCGGTTCGCGCTGACCGGAAAGGGGCAGGCGTACGCCGACGCGTTCGCTCACTTCGAGCGCGATCTACGAGCCGCGACGGTGCTGGCTCCGCTGCTCGAGTCGATCTGTAAGGCGCACCGGGAATTCGTCGTCGCGCCGTTCGCGGGCGGGACGGTAACCACCGCGACGCCCGAGGACCCGTACGCGCCGCTCACTCGGTTCGTCCAGCTGTTACGAGAGAGCGACACCGTCCGCGGGTTCAACACCACGCACATGTTCCCGCCGGCGCTCGAGGAGACGTCCGGAGAGCTGTTCGAGGGCCTCGACGTAGAGCTCATCTACCTCCCCGACGTCGTCGACCGTCTCTTCGAGACGCACCCCGATCAGCTTCGCGACGCCATCGAGGCGGGTCATCTCACGCTTCGAACGCGCGAGTCGCTTCCGTACGGCCTCGCTATCTTCGACGACCGAGTCGGGGTCGCGGGGTACGACGAGCAGACCGGCACGATGCGCGTCTTCGTCGACGCCGACTCCGCGATCGCTCGCGGCTGGGCCGAGCGCGTCTTCGCGACGTACCGGGAGCACTCGGAACCGATCCGAGACGAACCGTGA